One window from the genome of Trabulsiella odontotermitis encodes:
- a CDS encoding glycoside hydrolase family 127 protein, whose translation MSAMEVSLHTLKINDPFLGQYQQLVRDVVIPYQWDALNDRIADAEPSHAIENFRIAAGRQEGEYYGMVFQDSDVAKWLEAVAWSLCQKPDPVLEETADEVIALVAAAQCEDGYLNTYFTVKAPAERWTNLAECHELYCAGHMIEAGVAFFQATGKRHLLEVVCRFADHIDQVFGPGENQLHGYPGHPEIELALTRLFEVTQEPRYLALADYFIEQRGTQPHFYDIEYEKRGKTAYWHTYGPAWMVRDKAYSQAHQPLAQQQTATGHAVRFAYLMAGVAHLARLNNDEQKRQHCLRLWQNMVQRQLYITGGIGAQSSGEAFTSDYDLPNDTVYAESCASIGLMMFARRMLEMEADSQYADVMERALYNTVLGGMALDGKHFFYVNPLEVHPRSLKFNHIYDHVKPVRQRWFGCACCPPNIARILTSLGHYIYTPREEALYINLYVGNSMEIPVNGKTLRVRISGHYPWQEEIRITIDSPEPITHTLALRLPDWCADPHVTLNGAELPKEIRKGYLPVTRCWQQGDTLVLTLPMPVRRIYGNPLLRHVAGKIAVQRGPLVYCLEQADNGEALHNLWLPRNAEFSTVEGKGVLAHQTVIQAEGIRQTASQPQAQPLWQYDHPPTVRQAQTLTFIPWFSWANRGEGEMRVWVNEA comes from the coding sequence ATGTCTGCGATGGAAGTCTCTCTGCATACCCTGAAAATCAACGATCCTTTCCTGGGTCAGTATCAACAACTCGTCCGCGATGTGGTGATCCCTTATCAGTGGGATGCACTGAACGATCGCATTGCGGACGCGGAACCGAGCCACGCCATTGAAAATTTTCGTATCGCGGCAGGACGACAGGAGGGCGAGTACTACGGCATGGTGTTTCAGGACAGCGATGTGGCGAAATGGCTGGAAGCCGTCGCCTGGTCACTGTGCCAGAAGCCCGATCCGGTACTCGAAGAAACTGCCGACGAGGTGATTGCACTGGTGGCCGCCGCTCAGTGCGAGGATGGTTATCTCAATACCTACTTCACTGTTAAAGCCCCGGCTGAGCGCTGGACCAATCTTGCCGAATGCCATGAGTTGTACTGCGCCGGACACATGATTGAAGCCGGAGTCGCTTTCTTTCAGGCCACAGGGAAACGGCACCTGCTGGAGGTGGTGTGCCGTTTTGCCGATCATATCGACCAGGTGTTTGGCCCCGGAGAAAACCAGTTGCATGGCTATCCCGGTCACCCGGAAATCGAGCTGGCGCTGACCCGGCTCTTCGAAGTGACTCAGGAACCCCGCTATCTGGCGCTGGCGGACTACTTCATCGAACAGCGGGGAACGCAACCACATTTCTACGATATCGAATATGAAAAACGCGGAAAAACCGCTTACTGGCATACCTATGGCCCGGCATGGATGGTCAGGGATAAAGCGTACAGCCAGGCGCATCAGCCACTGGCACAACAGCAGACAGCCACCGGTCATGCAGTGCGCTTTGCCTATCTGATGGCGGGTGTGGCGCATCTGGCAAGGCTCAACAATGACGAGCAAAAGCGCCAGCATTGTCTGCGGCTCTGGCAAAACATGGTGCAGCGTCAACTGTATATTACTGGCGGTATTGGTGCGCAAAGTAGTGGCGAAGCTTTTACCAGCGATTACGATCTGCCCAATGACACGGTATATGCGGAAAGCTGCGCTTCTATCGGGTTGATGATGTTTGCCCGCCGAATGCTGGAAATGGAAGCGGACAGCCAGTATGCCGATGTGATGGAACGTGCATTATACAACACGGTGCTTGGCGGCATGGCGCTGGATGGAAAGCATTTTTTTTACGTCAATCCGCTGGAAGTGCACCCGCGGTCGCTCAAATTTAACCATATCTACGATCACGTGAAACCCGTTCGTCAGCGCTGGTTTGGCTGCGCCTGTTGCCCGCCCAATATCGCTCGTATCCTGACGTCGCTGGGTCACTATATCTACACGCCACGCGAAGAGGCGCTGTATATCAATTTGTACGTGGGTAACAGCATGGAGATCCCGGTGAACGGCAAAACACTGCGCGTACGCATCAGCGGTCACTACCCATGGCAGGAAGAGATTCGCATCACCATCGACTCCCCGGAGCCGATAACCCACACACTGGCGCTTCGTCTGCCGGACTGGTGCGCTGATCCGCACGTTACGCTCAATGGTGCTGAGTTACCGAAGGAGATACGTAAGGGATATCTCCCTGTCACCCGTTGCTGGCAGCAAGGCGACACTCTCGTGCTGACGCTTCCCATGCCGGTACGCCGAATTTACGGCAATCCGCTTTTGCGCCATGTCGCCGGGAAAATTGCGGTACAGCGAGGGCCGCTGGTGTACTGCCTGGAGCAGGCGGACAACGGCGAGGCGCTGCACAATCTCTGGCTCCCGCGAAACGCCGAATTTAGCACTGTCGAAGGTAAAGGCGTGCTGGCGCATCAGACCGTGATTCAGGCTGAAGGGATCCGCCAAACGGCATCTCAGCCGCAGGCGCAACCGCTATGGCAATATGATCACCCCCCCACCGTACGCCAGGCACAAACGCTGACGTTTATTCCCTGGTTTAGCTGGGCCAACCGCGGCGAAGGCGAAATGCGGGTGTGGGTGAATGAGGCGTAA
- a CDS encoding winged helix-turn-helix domain-containing protein, with protein MDYQLHGFMIGKAILVDIGNKRACRIPVSNSDKTVVFAAVFFNKTMLRLFLYLLIHARHGNVSREELFEHVWEENNLSPSTQRLWQVINNLNKKLSTLGLPEDFILSAKGCGYFINYDDITPLYYEVKE; from the coding sequence ATGGACTATCAGCTGCACGGATTCATGATCGGTAAGGCGATTCTCGTCGATATCGGCAACAAGAGGGCTTGTCGTATTCCCGTCAGCAACTCGGATAAAACGGTCGTCTTCGCTGCCGTTTTTTTCAATAAAACGATGCTACGACTTTTTTTGTATTTGCTGATCCATGCCCGACACGGTAACGTTTCCCGAGAGGAGCTCTTTGAGCATGTCTGGGAAGAGAATAACCTGAGCCCGTCAACACAACGATTATGGCAGGTAATTAACAATTTGAATAAAAAATTATCCACGTTGGGATTGCCTGAAGACTTTATTCTAAGCGCTAAAGGATGTGGTTATTTCATAAATTACGATGACATCACCCCACTTTATTATGAAGTGAAAGAATAA
- the avtA gene encoding valine--pyruvate transaminase, producing the protein MTFSLFGDKFTRHSGITRLMEDLNDGLRTPGAIMLGGGNPAQIPEMTDYFHNLLADMLKTGKVTDALCNYDGPQGKTELLDVLAKMLRQELGWDIDPQNIALTNGSQSAFFYLFNLFAGRRADGTTRKVLFPLTPEYIGYADSGLEEDLFVSARPNIELLSDGQFKYHVDFEHLSITEETGMICVSRPTNPTGNVITDEELMKLDMLANQHGIPLVIDNAYGVPFPGIIFSEARPLWNPNIVLCMSLSKLGLPGSRCGIIIANEKIISAISNMNGIVSLAPGGIGPAIMSEMIKRNDLLRLSETVVKPFYFQRVQETIAIIRRYLPEDRCLIHKPEGAIFLWLWFKDLPITTELLYQRLKKRGVLMVPGHYFFPGLDKPWPHTHQCMRMNYVPDPEKIEMGVKILAEEIENAWRDHA; encoded by the coding sequence ATGACATTTTCACTTTTCGGCGACAAATTCACCCGCCATTCCGGCATTACACGCCTGATGGAGGACCTCAACGACGGCCTGCGCACCCCTGGTGCCATCATGCTCGGTGGCGGTAACCCGGCGCAGATCCCGGAAATGACCGATTACTTCCACAACCTGCTGGCTGACATGCTCAAAACAGGCAAAGTCACTGATGCGCTGTGTAATTACGACGGTCCGCAGGGGAAAACGGAACTGTTGGATGTCCTCGCGAAAATGTTACGTCAGGAATTAGGTTGGGATATTGATCCGCAGAATATTGCACTGACCAATGGCAGCCAGAGCGCGTTTTTCTACTTGTTCAATTTATTCGCCGGTCGCCGTGCTGATGGCACCACGCGCAAAGTGCTCTTCCCGCTGACGCCGGAATACATCGGCTATGCCGATTCCGGTCTGGAAGAAGATCTGTTTGTCTCTGCGCGCCCCAACATTGAACTGTTGTCCGACGGCCAGTTCAAATATCACGTTGATTTTGAACATCTGAGCATTACCGAAGAGACGGGGATGATTTGCGTCTCCCGCCCGACCAACCCGACCGGAAACGTCATCACTGACGAAGAGCTGATGAAGCTTGATATGCTGGCAAATCAGCATGGCATTCCGCTGGTGATCGACAACGCGTATGGCGTGCCTTTCCCGGGGATTATTTTCAGCGAAGCGCGCCCACTGTGGAACCCCAACATCGTTCTGTGCATGAGCCTGTCGAAGCTGGGTCTGCCGGGCAGCCGCTGCGGCATTATCATCGCCAACGAAAAAATCATTTCTGCCATCAGCAACATGAACGGTATTGTCAGCCTGGCGCCCGGTGGCATTGGGCCGGCCATCATGAGCGAGATGATCAAGCGCAATGATCTGCTGCGCCTGTCAGAAACGGTGGTAAAACCGTTCTACTTCCAGCGCGTTCAGGAAACTATCGCTATCATTCGTCGCTATTTGCCGGAAGATCGCTGCCTTATCCATAAGCCGGAAGGCGCTATTTTCCTGTGGCTGTGGTTCAAAGATCTGCCCATCACCACCGAGCTACTCTATCAGCGCCTGAAAAAACGCGGCGTACTGATGGTGCCCGGGCACTATTTCTTCCCCGGTCTGGATAAACCCTGGCCGCATACCCATCAGTGCATGCGCATGAACTACGTGCCGGATCCGGAAAAAATTGAGATGGGCGTGAAAATTCTCGCGGAAGAGATCGAAAACGCGTGGCGGGATCATGCCTGA
- a CDS encoding protein bax, producing the protein MISTPIRRYGATILMLLTFAISGEVLAKTHTATASQKAPAVKASINKVSSKKEYSRNSEISGSLPDLRKYPSGTPRKKAFLRTVMPYITSQNAAITADRNWLVSKQYAGRWSPSERARLQDITKRYKINWSGNTRKIPWNTLLERVDIIPVSMVATMAAAESGWGTSKLARANNNLFGMKCGSGKCNNGPGKVKGYSRFGSVKESVQAYVANLNTHPAYSSFRKSRAQLRKNDQEVTATAMIHKLKGYSTRGSSYNNYLFAMYQDNQRLIAAHM; encoded by the coding sequence ATGATATCGACTCCCATTCGACGATATGGGGCAACGATACTCATGTTACTCACCTTTGCGATTTCAGGTGAGGTGCTGGCAAAGACACACACAGCAACAGCGAGTCAAAAAGCCCCGGCAGTAAAGGCAAGTATTAATAAGGTTAGCAGTAAAAAAGAGTATTCTCGCAATAGTGAAATAAGCGGTTCACTTCCTGACTTGCGAAAATACCCTTCCGGAACACCAAGGAAAAAAGCGTTTCTCCGGACAGTGATGCCTTATATTACCAGCCAGAATGCTGCTATTACCGCCGACCGTAACTGGTTGGTGTCCAAACAGTATGCGGGCCGTTGGTCACCGAGCGAACGCGCGCGTCTGCAGGACATTACTAAACGCTACAAAATCAACTGGTCCGGGAATACCCGTAAAATTCCCTGGAATACGTTGCTTGAACGCGTGGACATCATCCCGGTCAGCATGGTCGCCACGATGGCGGCGGCAGAAAGCGGCTGGGGAACATCGAAACTTGCGCGCGCCAACAACAATCTGTTTGGCATGAAGTGTGGAAGCGGTAAATGTAACAATGGCCCAGGCAAGGTGAAGGGGTATTCCCGCTTTGGTTCCGTGAAAGAGTCTGTACAGGCTTACGTCGCGAATCTGAATACACACCCGGCCTACTCGTCCTTCCGTAAATCGCGTGCGCAACTGCGTAAAAACGATCAGGAAGTGACGGCCACGGCGATGATCCACAAGCTGAAAGGGTATTCGACCCGAGGGTCGAGCTACAACAACTACCTTTTCGCGATGTACCAGGATAATCAGCGCCTGATTGCCGCGCATATGTAA
- a CDS encoding helix-turn-helix domain-containing protein gives MLRLSITLPIKVQNGGLFISRGVGSHPARTLNSWELIFVEKGTLTLREGSELFAINAGESLLLWPQRRHVGVGAFPANLKFYWLHFELLPNVHNGMDTPAPWEIPQHLVVNDPQYVISLFRQFLREQENIHRSVALELILLLILQQLSCSATEDKNRDSRGIALAYKAQQMVRTQFHLPLATSAIAAELHCNADYLGRVYRRIFHLTLTEAIQRQRVMAAEKMLISDSLSLTEVAERCGFNAVGYFRQIFRKHTGMTPAAWKRRYCKEHINST, from the coding sequence ATGCTCAGATTATCCATAACGCTTCCGATCAAAGTACAAAACGGCGGTCTCTTTATTTCCCGTGGCGTAGGGAGCCATCCCGCCAGGACGCTAAATTCCTGGGAACTGATTTTTGTTGAGAAAGGGACATTAACGTTGCGTGAAGGAAGTGAATTATTTGCGATTAATGCCGGTGAGAGTCTTCTGCTCTGGCCGCAGCGTCGACATGTTGGGGTAGGGGCTTTTCCCGCTAATCTTAAATTTTACTGGTTGCATTTTGAGTTATTACCGAATGTTCACAACGGAATGGATACCCCGGCGCCATGGGAAATACCCCAGCATCTGGTAGTGAACGATCCACAATATGTGATTTCTTTGTTTCGCCAGTTTCTTCGTGAACAGGAGAATATTCATCGTAGTGTCGCACTGGAATTGATTTTACTGCTTATATTGCAACAACTCTCTTGCTCAGCAACAGAAGATAAAAACAGAGACAGTCGCGGGATAGCGCTGGCTTACAAAGCACAACAAATGGTTCGTACGCAATTTCATTTACCGCTGGCGACGTCAGCAATAGCCGCGGAATTACATTGTAATGCGGATTATCTTGGACGTGTATATCGCCGAATCTTTCATCTGACATTAACCGAAGCGATTCAACGTCAGCGTGTAATGGCGGCAGAAAAAATGCTCATCAGTGATTCATTATCACTGACGGAAGTGGCTGAACGTTGCGGTTTTAATGCGGTGGGTTACTTTCGCCAAATATTCCGTAAACACACCGGAATGACGCCTGCGGCCTGGAAACGACGTTATTGTAAAGAGCACATTAATTCCACCTAA
- a CDS encoding 4Fe-4S dicluster domain-containing protein — translation MNPFIVADAMKCIGCRTCEVACVVAHQECWPVDADGFIPRIQVVKGDTITSAVACHHCEDAPCANVCPTQAIRRESGRIAVDQQYCIGCKSCMLACPFGAMQVVVQQGRAQAIKCDLCQHRDNGPACVEACPTQALMCVDVEKRRQQTFYIA, via the coding sequence ATGAATCCATTTATCGTCGCCGACGCCATGAAATGCATTGGTTGCCGCACCTGTGAAGTGGCCTGCGTTGTCGCTCATCAGGAGTGCTGGCCTGTCGATGCTGATGGCTTTATTCCGCGCATTCAGGTCGTGAAAGGCGATACCATCACCTCTGCCGTTGCCTGCCATCATTGTGAAGATGCCCCGTGCGCTAATGTCTGCCCGACGCAGGCGATCCGTCGCGAAAGCGGGCGCATCGCGGTGGATCAACAGTATTGCATTGGCTGCAAAAGTTGCATGCTGGCCTGCCCGTTTGGCGCGATGCAAGTGGTTGTGCAACAAGGGCGGGCGCAGGCCATCAAATGCGATCTTTGCCAGCACCGCGATAACGGCCCGGCCTGCGTAGAAGCCTGTCCGACGCAGGCGCTGATGTGTGTTGATGTGGAAAAACGGCGCCAGCAGACGTTTTATATTGCCTGA
- a CDS encoding type I restriction endonuclease — protein sequence MEFTEKIYVLSAKIKQQLEAITTEEATKNAFVMPFIHNVLGYDVFDPTEVTPEFVCDVGTKKGEKIDYAILKDNEVQILIECKKIGEPLNINHASQLFRYFHVTNARISILTNGQIYKFFTDLDAPNKMDEKPFLEIDLLDIDENIIPELIKLTKSSFDLESIINAAGELKYVSQIKRILHSQLNNPEDDFVKFFASRVYDGILTQKVRESFFNLTKKAASQYINDQVNERLKSAISGGSIAKAAEPAGTAENADVTVKDEPEIITTPDELEGYYIVKAIIRAVVDVSRINHRDTKSYFGILIDDNNRKPICRLHFNRTQKYLGLFDIEKNETRHPIETVDDIYSFADILRATAALYL from the coding sequence ATGGAATTCACTGAAAAAATTTATGTTTTATCTGCTAAAATAAAACAACAGCTTGAGGCAATTACGACAGAAGAAGCAACAAAAAACGCCTTCGTGATGCCATTCATTCATAATGTTTTAGGATATGATGTTTTCGATCCAACCGAGGTCACGCCAGAATTTGTTTGTGATGTTGGGACCAAAAAGGGAGAGAAAATCGATTATGCAATCCTGAAAGACAATGAAGTTCAAATACTTATCGAATGCAAGAAAATTGGCGAGCCGCTAAACATCAACCATGCTTCCCAGCTTTTCAGGTATTTCCATGTCACCAATGCACGCATTTCCATACTCACTAACGGCCAAATCTATAAATTTTTCACCGATCTTGATGCGCCGAATAAGATGGATGAAAAGCCATTTCTTGAGATTGATCTGCTGGATATCGACGAGAATATCATCCCTGAACTAATTAAACTGACAAAGTCCTCCTTTGACCTTGAGTCCATAATCAATGCAGCCGGCGAATTAAAATACGTCAGCCAGATAAAGCGCATTTTACATAGCCAATTGAACAACCCGGAAGACGATTTCGTAAAATTCTTCGCGTCTCGGGTTTATGACGGCATATTGACGCAAAAAGTCAGAGAGTCATTCTTCAACTTAACGAAAAAAGCAGCAAGCCAGTATATTAATGATCAGGTCAATGAAAGGCTGAAGTCAGCAATATCCGGCGGCAGTATAGCCAAAGCGGCAGAGCCTGCAGGAACTGCAGAAAACGCGGATGTAACGGTCAAAGATGAGCCTGAAATCATAACCACTCCTGATGAGCTGGAGGGCTACTATATCGTCAAGGCCATTATCAGGGCGGTAGTGGACGTTTCCAGAATCAATCACCGGGATACCAAAAGCTATTTTGGCATCCTGATCGACGATAACAACCGAAAACCGATCTGCAGGCTGCATTTCAACAGGACACAAAAATATCTCGGCCTTTTTGATATTGAGAAGAACGAAACCCGGCACCCTATTGAAACTGTTGATGATATCTACTCATTTGCCGACATTTTAAGAGCGACAGCCGCACTCTATTTGTGA
- a CDS encoding MFS transporter — protein sequence MTSAPITTTDLRADINETLSVREKVGYGLGDAGGTVITCLIMNFLTFFYTDVFGLTPALVGTLFMALRIFDAISDPIMGVIADRTQSRWGRFRPWQLWIALPIGVIGVLTFTVPDAGMSVKIAWAFVTYLLLSVSYTAINVPYCALINTMTTRHREVISCQSWRFVLCGVAGFLVSVGLPWLVAELGQGNAARGYQAGVGVLCAIAVVMFLCCFFWVRERVPLALMGKFTLREHLAGLRKNDQLLLMLLMSFLLINVFNIRGGGYMYFITYVLNGSTAYTSLFFTMVTLASILGSVVVNLLSRRVDTVRLYYLTNLVLAALALGMWWLPAGPAHQTLWLAVILGNGIILGFTLPLHFSLMAFADDYGEWKTGVRSSGMNFAFNLFCIKLAWASSAVIISLVFIFVAYQPGANHQTAASLQGMTAMETLLPALFHLLLAFAIRACKLNNPMMTRIAGDLRQRHTQP from the coding sequence ATGACGTCTGCTCCGATTACGACCACCGATCTTCGTGCCGATATTAACGAAACGCTGTCTGTCCGGGAAAAAGTGGGTTATGGCCTGGGCGATGCCGGCGGTACGGTCATTACCTGTCTTATCATGAATTTCCTGACGTTTTTCTATACCGATGTCTTTGGTCTGACGCCCGCGCTGGTAGGCACGTTATTCATGGCGCTGCGCATCTTTGACGCCATTTCCGATCCCATCATGGGGGTGATTGCTGACCGGACGCAAAGCCGCTGGGGTCGCTTTCGCCCCTGGCAATTATGGATTGCGCTGCCCATCGGCGTGATTGGTGTACTGACCTTTACCGTGCCTGATGCCGGAATGTCGGTCAAAATCGCCTGGGCATTTGTAACGTATCTTCTGCTTTCAGTGAGTTACACCGCAATCAACGTTCCTTACTGCGCGCTAATCAATACCATGACGACGCGCCATCGTGAGGTAATTTCCTGCCAGTCCTGGCGCTTTGTGCTGTGCGGCGTCGCCGGATTCCTGGTCTCGGTCGGGCTGCCCTGGCTGGTTGCTGAACTCGGACAGGGAAACGCCGCGCGAGGTTATCAGGCTGGTGTCGGCGTCCTCTGCGCTATCGCCGTGGTGATGTTCTTATGCTGCTTTTTCTGGGTGCGCGAACGCGTACCGCTGGCGTTGATGGGGAAATTCACCCTGCGCGAGCACCTTGCTGGCCTGCGCAAAAACGATCAGCTCCTGCTGATGCTGTTGATGTCATTCCTGCTCATCAATGTGTTTAACATCCGCGGCGGCGGCTACATGTATTTCATCACCTACGTACTGAACGGCAGTACCGCCTACACGTCGCTCTTTTTCACCATGGTGACGCTCGCCTCGATTCTCGGTTCCGTGGTGGTGAATCTGTTATCGCGCCGCGTGGATACCGTCCGACTCTATTACCTTACCAATCTCGTGCTGGCCGCGCTGGCGCTGGGAATGTGGTGGCTGCCTGCGGGCCCGGCGCATCAGACGTTGTGGCTGGCCGTTATTCTCGGCAATGGCATTATTCTGGGCTTCACGCTGCCGCTGCACTTCTCGCTGATGGCATTTGCCGACGATTACGGCGAATGGAAAACCGGCGTTCGCTCCTCGGGAATGAATTTCGCCTTCAACCTGTTTTGCATCAAGCTCGCCTGGGCTTCCAGCGCCGTAATTATCAGCCTCGTGTTTATTTTCGTCGCCTATCAGCCTGGCGCAAATCATCAAACAGCGGCGTCACTGCAAGGGATGACCGCCATGGAAACGCTGCTTCCGGCGCTGTTTCACCTGTTACTGGCCTTTGCCATCCGCGCCTGCAAACTCAATAACCCAATGATGACGCGCATTGCCGGTGATCTGCGTCAGCGTCATACCCAGCCTTAA
- a CDS encoding alpha-amylase — MKLAALVALLMPGIVNATTWTAAGFPAFTEKSDGKFISQKAMAKGTHPLTLNLDHQCWQPASSIKLNEMLSLEPCHGDAPQWRLFRNGLYSLEIDTRSGTPTLRLSVEAPADDAVKTAVRQCPKWDGKPLTVDVSHTFAEGAVVRDFYSKQTATVQQGKITLLPAADSNGLLLLEHAETDAPAPFNWHNATVYFVLTDRYVNGDPANDASYGRHKDGQQEIGTFHGGDLKGLASKLDYLQALGVNALWISSPLEQIHGWVGGGTKGDFPHYAYHGYYPQDWTRLDANMGKEDDLRRLVDEAHQRGIRVLFDVVMNHTGYATLADMQEYQFGALYLKGDELKKTPGERWTDWRPGPGQSWHSFNDYINFSDKTAWEKWWGKAWIRSDIGDYDNPGFDDLTMSLAFLPDLKTESTEPSGLPIFYQHKPDTGASAVAGYTPRDYLTHWLSQWVRDYGIDGFRVDTAKHVEMAGWQQLKTEATEALAAWKQANPQKALDAAPFWMTGESWGHGVMQSEYYRHGFDAMINFDYQDQAASAADCLANMDQNWQQMADKLQDFNVLSYLSSHDTRLFREGGSRAAELLLLAPGAVQIFYGDESGRPFGPSGSDPLQGTRSDMNWQDVSGQSAALVKHWQILGQFRARHPAIGAGKQTTLTLPQGYGFIRRQGEDSVMVVWAGKAE, encoded by the coding sequence ATGAAACTTGCTGCCCTTGTAGCACTCCTGATGCCAGGTATCGTCAACGCGACAACCTGGACCGCTGCCGGCTTTCCTGCCTTCACAGAGAAAAGTGACGGAAAATTCATCAGCCAGAAAGCGATGGCGAAGGGTACACATCCTTTAACGTTAAATCTTGACCATCAGTGCTGGCAGCCTGCTTCTTCTATAAAACTCAATGAGATGCTGTCACTGGAGCCCTGTCACGGCGATGCCCCGCAATGGCGGTTATTCCGTAACGGCCTGTATTCACTGGAAATTGACACCCGTTCTGGCACGCCAACGCTGCGGCTTTCCGTAGAAGCGCCAGCTGATGACGCAGTGAAGACAGCGGTTCGCCAGTGTCCGAAATGGGATGGAAAGCCGTTAACCGTTGATGTCAGCCACACCTTTGCGGAAGGCGCAGTGGTCCGCGATTTCTACAGCAAACAGACCGCCACCGTGCAGCAGGGGAAAATCACTCTCCTGCCCGCCGCAGACAGCAACGGCTTATTGTTGCTGGAACACGCAGAAACCGACGCGCCCGCGCCCTTCAACTGGCACAACGCGACGGTCTATTTCGTGCTGACGGATCGCTACGTCAATGGCGATCCCGCGAACGATGCCAGTTATGGCCGCCATAAAGACGGTCAACAGGAGATCGGCACCTTCCACGGCGGTGATTTGAAAGGGCTCGCCAGCAAACTGGATTACCTGCAGGCGCTGGGCGTCAATGCGCTGTGGATAAGCTCACCGCTGGAGCAAATCCACGGCTGGGTCGGCGGCGGTACCAAAGGGGATTTTCCCCATTATGCCTATCACGGTTACTACCCGCAGGACTGGACCCGTCTCGATGCCAATATGGGCAAAGAGGACGATTTACGTCGCCTGGTGGATGAAGCCCACCAGCGCGGCATTCGCGTGTTGTTTGATGTGGTTATGAACCACACCGGCTACGCCACACTCGCCGATATGCAGGAGTACCAGTTTGGCGCGCTCTATCTGAAAGGCGATGAGCTGAAGAAAACACCTGGCGAACGCTGGACGGACTGGCGCCCCGGTCCCGGACAGAGCTGGCACAGCTTTAACGACTACATTAACTTCAGCGACAAAACCGCCTGGGAGAAGTGGTGGGGTAAAGCGTGGATCCGCTCCGACATTGGCGATTACGACAACCCCGGTTTTGACGATCTGACCATGTCACTGGCTTTTTTGCCGGATCTCAAAACCGAATCGACCGAGCCTTCCGGCCTGCCGATCTTTTATCAGCACAAACCGGATACCGGTGCCAGCGCCGTTGCCGGTTACACACCACGCGATTATCTCACCCACTGGCTCAGTCAATGGGTGCGGGATTACGGCATTGATGGCTTCCGTGTTGATACCGCCAAACACGTTGAAATGGCTGGCTGGCAGCAGCTCAAAACCGAAGCGACAGAAGCCCTCGCCGCCTGGAAACAGGCCAACCCGCAAAAAGCGCTGGATGCCGCCCCGTTCTGGATGACCGGTGAATCCTGGGGCCATGGCGTCATGCAAAGCGAGTATTACCGGCACGGCTTCGATGCAATGATCAATTTTGATTATCAGGATCAGGCCGCCAGCGCCGCTGACTGTCTGGCGAATATGGATCAAAACTGGCAGCAGATGGCGGACAAGTTGCAGGATTTCAATGTGCTGAGCTATCTCTCCTCTCACGACACGCGGCTGTTCCGTGAAGGCGGCAGCCGGGCCGCAGAACTGCTGTTGCTGGCACCAGGTGCAGTGCAAATTTTCTATGGTGACGAGTCAGGCCGTCCGTTCGGACCATCGGGCTCCGACCCGCTGCAGGGCACCCGTTCGGACATGAACTGGCAGGACGTCAGCGGTCAATCCGCCGCGCTGGTTAAGCACTGGCAAATTCTCGGGCAGTTTCGCGCGCGCCACCCCGCCATCGGTGCCGGTAAACAAACCACGCTGACGCTGCCGCAAGGCTACGGTTTTATACGCCGGCAGGGCGAGGACAGCGTCATGGTGGTGTGGGCCGGGAAAGCGGAATAA